The following proteins are co-located in the Acanthochromis polyacanthus isolate Apoly-LR-REF ecotype Palm Island chromosome 7, KAUST_Apoly_ChrSc, whole genome shotgun sequence genome:
- the LOC127534824 gene encoding uncharacterized protein LOC127534824 isoform X1 — protein MAGGVSREIQHLRTDRITEVQQYKMAGPVRMFYCEGCAPNVTKVFCNDENLLDHSHIPNCSGPPQPNSVCQHNGSVFASTNTSGVCEFEGENHIETKECRDFNICFINNPTSSSPVSPRGLKATEDYTIPIVIGVVVLLLLVIGLVACFRKKILSRRPNLEQKSDPGETKGLKMEQRSGDTERAPPAVPLLDDDTSPSQCDGGV, from the exons ATGGCTGGCGGTGTTTCAAGGGAAATACAACATCTGAGAACGGACCGGATCACA GAAGTACAACAGTACAAGATGGCAGGACCTGTGCGGATGTTCTACTGCGAAGGATGTGCTCCAAATGTGACCAAAGTCTTCTGCAATGATGAGAACCTGCTTGATCACAGCCACATCCCCAATTGCTCAGGCCCTCCACAACCCAACAGTGTCTGCCAGCATAATGGTTCGGTATTTGCTTCCACCAACACCAGTGGTGTCTGTGAGTTTGAAGGAGAAAATCACATTGAGACAAAAGAATGTCGAg ACTTCAACATCTGTTTTATTAATA ATCCCACATCATCATCACCAGTCAGCCCGCGTGGTCTGAAGGCAACAGAGGACTATACAATACCTATTGTGATTGGAGTAGTTG TACTGCTACTACTAGTCATAGGTCTGGTTGCATGTTTTCGTAAGAAGATACTGTCCAGACGACCAAATCTGGAGCAAAAAAG TGACCCTGGTGAGACTAAAGGCCTAAAAATGGAACAAAGATCTGGAGACACCGAGAG AGCTCCTCCAGCTGTTCCTTTATTGGATGATGACACCTCTCCTTCTCAGTGTGACGGCGGAGTCTAA
- the LOC127534824 gene encoding uncharacterized protein LOC127534824 isoform X2, with protein sequence MAGGVSREIQHLRTDRITEVQQYKMAGLCFVIQKASSTLISITELTFIFLLWFVPELSLCSPVTAGVNGNVQIFYCEGCAPNVTKVFCNDENLLDHSHIIPKCSGPPQPNSVCQRNGSVFASTNTSGVCEFEGENHIETKKCPGPYNICCFNGSTSSSPVSPHGLKATEHIVIGVVGKFSLQLVVHAPYLSCMWEST encoded by the exons ATGGCTGGCGGTGTTTCAAGGGAAATACAACATCTGAGAACGGACCGGATCACA GAAGTACAACAGTACAAGATGGCAGGACTGTGTTTTGTGATCCAGAAAGCCTCCTCAACACTGATCTCTATCACTG AGCTGACCTTCATCTTTCTGCTGTGGTTTGTTCCTGAACTTTCTCTTTGTTCCCCAGTAACAGCAG GTGTGAATGGAAATGTGCAGATATTCTACTGCGAAGGATGTGCTCCAAATGTGACCAAAGTCTTTTGCAATGATGAGAACCTGCTTGATCACAGCCACATCATCCCCAAGTGCTCTGGCCCTCCACAACCCAACAGTGTCTGCCAGCGTAATGGTTCGGTATTTGCTTCCACCAACACCAGTGGTGTCTGTGAGTTTGAAGGAGAAAATCAcattgagacaaaaaaatgtccag GCCCCTACAACATCTGTTGTTTTAATG GTTCCACATCATCATCACCAGTCAGCCCGCATGGTCTGAAGGCAACAGAACATATTGTGATTGGAGTAGTTGGTAAGTTCTCATTACAATTAGTTGTTCATGCACCATATTTGTCCTGCATGTGGGAAAGCACCTGA